The Humulus lupulus chromosome 4, drHumLupu1.1, whole genome shotgun sequence genome has a window encoding:
- the LOC133832441 gene encoding formate--tetrahydrofolate ligase-like, with amino-acid sequence MYSRQGFSGLPICMAKTQYSFSHNVAEKGAPNSFVLPIRDVRAIIGVGFIYPLVGTMSTMPGLPTRPCFYEIDLDITTGKVNGLLEQGLYTLAKVWIKGRLFITMV; translated from the coding sequence atgtACAGCAGGCAAGGGTTTTCAGGTCTGCCCATCTGCATGGCCAAGACTCAGTATTCATTTTCACACAATGTAGCTGAGAAGGGAGCCCCCAATAGCTTTGTCCTACCGATAAGGGATGTGAGGGCTATTATTGGGGTTGGATTCATATACCCTTTGGTGGGAACAATGAGTACAATGCCAGGACTTCCTACAAGGCCATGCTTCTACGAAATCGATCTTGACATCACTACTGGAAAGGTTAATGGTCTCCTTGAACAAGGCCTCTATACTTTGGCCAAAGTTTGGATCAAGGGCAGACTTTTCATTACCATGGTTTGA